The sequence CGGCGCCACGCTGATCCTCGCCGGGCTCGCTGCGACCGGCACGAGCGTCGTCTCCGGGATCGAGCACGTCGACCGCGGGTACGAGCAGATCGAGGCCAAGCTCGTCGCGCTCGGTGCGCGGATCAACCGCATCGAGGCCTGATCGTCCGGTTCGGGCTGCCGCTCACAGGGCGCTCCGCTGAGGCTGGCATCGCGGGCACCAGTACGTGAGGCGCGCCAGCTCTCCCTGGCGGCCGTGCCGGATCGGCGTCCCGCAGCGACGGCACCCCCGGCCGCCGCGCCCGTAGACCCACAGCGCCTCGCCCGGTGCCCGACTGCCGGTCGTGACGCGCGCCCCTCCCCGCGTGTTCGCCCGCAGCAGCCGGCGCGCGGTTCGCATCGCGCTCCGCAGCTCGCCGTCGTCGAAGGCTCGCACCGGCGCCCATGG comes from Egibacteraceae bacterium and encodes:
- a CDS encoding zinc finger domain-containing protein, with translation PWAPVRAFDDGELRSAMRTARRLLRANTRGGARVTTGSRAPGEALWVYGRGGRGCRRCGTPIRHGRQGELARLTYWCPRCQPQRSAL